A single window of Jiangella alkaliphila DNA harbors:
- a CDS encoding DUF6571 family protein, protein MATASIDIAQMSSLVSAMETASSTVGQSKTSMSGVLEGVDLDTSSVSRLDGVDTWVADQLPGVRRRLAMAEAIEAQTPGQQFIVTIDESLLSTLTPEEAREAARRAAELIEENGLDPTVSDEVLDQYGIPQELLDLLEANSTDPYFAQELARTTDPKAVAILVSEVSAYRQRAVDNPLVDHEDVDAQYESLLSGLGGALGLATRTDADLRLPNDIRDRWVEAVATPYTGLDDDAFPGQASALALVISRGQFSTPFLFYAAEQLYGGEQLMGREAWGNEIPLVAPGGDSFGDPLAGVLAAMGTNPEAAQWVFDDSTTGTVEIEGVEVDTSGFLEYCLRRGWQSDGGAGFQAALQAAVTPFEGGSTVSADIAAHAGELIETITTEQEEAQAEYDRNWLSRLGHTILDVVGLIPLLGEPADAVNAAWYTAEGDYVNAGLSAAGVIPVIGWTAVGGKWVRRALSADELAAISRQLDGARVVNANPGAGVRIATSGAPVGGVYRREMPEWLRNIIRGNEFERAQTPVIEGAGGTTQLRVQQRAIDPETGRPMVDEAGNPVYRDSYPYNIVDGYIDGDEIIEIKSTQLAEVTEQHALTEIRSLGNKYPPGTPIADVPSTPEAMRGATLDGRPVLLVPVQNAPIPENILAEARRLGVEIRDDTGRVYT, encoded by the coding sequence ATGGCCACCGCATCCATCGACATCGCGCAGATGTCCTCGCTCGTCTCCGCCATGGAGACCGCCAGCAGCACCGTCGGGCAGAGCAAGACCTCCATGTCCGGCGTCCTCGAGGGCGTCGACCTCGACACGTCGTCGGTGAGCCGGCTCGACGGCGTCGACACCTGGGTCGCCGACCAGCTGCCCGGCGTGCGCCGGCGGCTGGCCATGGCCGAAGCCATCGAGGCGCAGACGCCCGGCCAGCAGTTCATCGTCACCATCGACGAGAGCCTGCTCTCGACCCTCACGCCCGAGGAGGCGCGCGAGGCCGCGCGCCGCGCCGCCGAGCTGATCGAGGAGAACGGCCTCGACCCCACCGTCTCCGACGAGGTCCTCGACCAGTACGGCATCCCGCAGGAGCTGCTGGACCTGCTGGAGGCCAACTCCACCGACCCGTACTTCGCTCAGGAGCTGGCCCGCACGACCGACCCCAAGGCCGTCGCGATCCTGGTCTCGGAGGTGTCGGCGTACCGGCAGCGCGCGGTCGACAACCCGCTGGTCGACCACGAGGACGTCGACGCCCAGTACGAGTCGCTGCTGTCCGGGCTGGGCGGCGCCCTGGGCCTGGCCACCCGCACCGACGCCGACCTGCGCCTGCCCAACGACATCCGCGACCGGTGGGTCGAGGCCGTGGCCACCCCGTACACCGGCCTCGACGACGACGCGTTCCCCGGGCAGGCCTCGGCGCTCGCGCTGGTGATCTCGCGCGGCCAGTTCAGCACGCCGTTCCTCTTCTACGCGGCGGAGCAGCTCTACGGCGGCGAACAGCTCATGGGCCGTGAGGCGTGGGGCAACGAGATCCCGCTGGTCGCGCCCGGTGGCGACAGCTTCGGCGACCCGCTGGCCGGCGTCCTGGCCGCGATGGGCACGAACCCCGAGGCCGCGCAGTGGGTCTTCGACGACTCCACCACCGGCACCGTCGAGATCGAGGGCGTCGAGGTCGACACCTCCGGGTTCCTCGAGTACTGCTTGCGCCGCGGCTGGCAGAGCGACGGCGGCGCCGGGTTCCAGGCAGCTCTGCAGGCGGCGGTGACGCCGTTCGAGGGCGGCAGCACCGTCAGCGCCGACATCGCCGCCCATGCCGGCGAGCTGATCGAGACCATCACGACCGAGCAGGAAGAGGCGCAGGCGGAGTACGACCGCAACTGGCTCTCCCGGCTCGGGCACACCATCCTCGACGTCGTCGGCCTGATCCCGCTGCTGGGCGAGCCGGCCGACGCCGTCAACGCGGCCTGGTACACAGCCGAGGGCGACTACGTCAACGCCGGGCTGTCCGCGGCCGGCGTGATCCCCGTCATCGGCTGGACGGCGGTCGGCGGCAAGTGGGTGCGCCGGGCGCTCAGCGCCGACGAGCTCGCCGCCATCAGCCGTCAGCTCGACGGCGCCCGGGTGGTCAACGCCAACCCGGGCGCCGGCGTCCGCATCGCCACCAGCGGCGCGCCGGTCGGCGGCGTGTACCGGCGCGAGATGCCCGAGTGGCTGCGCAACATCATCCGCGGCAACGAGTTCGAGCGGGCCCAGACGCCGGTCATCGAGGGCGCGGGCGGCACCACCCAGCTACGGGTCCAGCAGCGGGCGATCGACCCCGAGACCGGCCGGCCGATGGTCGACGAGGCCGGCAACCCCGTCTACCGCGACAGCTACCCGTACAACATCGTCGACGGCTACATCGACGGCGATGAGATCATCGAGATCAAGTCCACCCAGCTCGCCGAGGTCACCGAGCAGCACGCGCTCACCGAGATCCGGTCGCTCGGGAACAAGTACCCGCCCGGGACGCCGATCGCCGACGTCCCGTCCACCCCCGAGGCCATGCGCGGGGCGACGCTGGACGGCCGGCCCGTCCTGCTCGTCCCCGTGCAGAATGCGCCGATACCGGAGAACATCCTGGCCGAGGCGCGCAGACTGGGTGTCGAGATCCGGGACGACACTGGAAGGGTCTACACCTGA
- a CDS encoding WhiB family transcriptional regulator has product MDWRHRAACRDEDPELFFPIGNTGPALLQIEEAKTVCRRCDVRESCLSWALESGQDAGVWGGLSEDERRALKRRNARARARAY; this is encoded by the coding sequence ATGGATTGGCGCCACCGTGCCGCCTGTCGCGACGAGGACCCAGAGCTGTTCTTCCCGATCGGGAACACCGGGCCCGCGCTGCTCCAGATCGAGGAGGCCAAGACCGTCTGCCGCCGTTGCGACGTCCGCGAGTCCTGCCTGAGCTGGGCACTCGAGAGCGGTCAGGACGCCGGCGTGTGGGGTGGGCTGTCCGAGGACGAGCGCCGCGCCCTCAAGCGCCGCAACGCCCGAGCCCGCGCCCGAGCCTACTGA
- a CDS encoding LLM class flavin-dependent oxidoreductase has product MTDYGRPLTFGVSLDPTAADFGSALDLARQADRAGLEYLAVQDHAYLPGYLDVWTMLSVLAARTERVAVVPDVADLQLRPPAMLAKAAASLATIVPGRVALGVGGGPSAAAVASMGATPHHGDDMVRYTEEGIGIVRAALAGEAIRTNTAQHRIAGYQAGPVPPQPVEIWVGSQRPKMLGVTGRVGDGWVSPLNIYVPPEQVLERQTLVDDAARAAGRDPRDVRRLYNVLGAIGPYSGGQGLVGPVELWVESLTEWAVELGFDTFVLWTITDPAAQLELFTSEVVPAVRERVAKIRGGSPGSSPA; this is encoded by the coding sequence GTGACTGACTACGGACGTCCCCTCACCTTCGGGGTCAGCCTCGACCCCACCGCCGCGGACTTCGGGTCCGCGCTCGACCTCGCCCGGCAGGCCGACCGCGCCGGGCTGGAGTACCTCGCCGTCCAGGACCACGCCTACCTGCCCGGCTACCTGGACGTCTGGACGATGCTCAGCGTCCTGGCCGCCCGCACCGAGCGCGTCGCCGTCGTCCCCGACGTCGCCGACCTGCAGCTGCGCCCGCCCGCCATGCTGGCCAAGGCGGCTGCGTCGCTGGCCACGATCGTGCCCGGACGGGTCGCACTCGGCGTCGGCGGCGGGCCCAGCGCTGCCGCCGTGGCGTCGATGGGCGCGACGCCGCACCACGGCGACGACATGGTGCGATACACCGAGGAGGGCATCGGCATCGTCCGCGCCGCCCTCGCCGGCGAGGCGATCCGCACGAACACCGCCCAGCACCGCATCGCCGGCTACCAGGCCGGCCCCGTGCCGCCGCAGCCGGTCGAGATCTGGGTCGGCAGCCAACGTCCGAAGATGCTCGGCGTCACCGGCCGAGTGGGCGACGGATGGGTGTCGCCGCTGAACATCTACGTGCCGCCGGAGCAGGTCCTCGAGCGGCAGACCCTGGTCGACGACGCGGCTCGTGCGGCCGGACGCGACCCGCGCGACGTGCGCCGGCTGTACAACGTCCTCGGCGCGATTGGCCCGTACAGCGGCGGCCAGGGGCTGGTCGGCCCGGTCGAGCTGTGGGTCGAGTCGCTCACGGAGTGGGCGGTCGAGCTGGGCTTCGACACGTTCGTGCTGTGGACGATCACCGACCCGGCCGCCCAGCTCGAGCTGTTCACGTCCGAGGTGGTCCCGGCGGTGCGCGAACGGGTGGCGAAGATACGGGGAGGTTCGCCGGGGAGTTCGCCGGCGTAG
- a CDS encoding diacylglycerol/lipid kinase family protein, giving the protein MRALVVLNPNATTTSLRTRDVLLSALSNDLDIQVAETTHRGHATELTRKARADGVGLVVSVGGDGTVNEVVNGLLDPAPAAGETIPDVAIIPGGSTNVLARNLGIPENAIEATGLLLDALRTGRRQSIGLGRLDDRYFTFTAGFGLDADVIKAVEAERERGRVSTVQLYVRTAIRRFFAQPERRHGVIELTADGGLPVRELAVVIVTNCTPWTYLGARPLRPTPFSDLNAGLDVFGLTSLRLAPTLVHLAQLTTRRGPRGRAVVSLHDRKEIVLRAPEPLPVQVDGDYIGERTEVTLTSVPRAVRIAY; this is encoded by the coding sequence ATGCGCGCCCTCGTCGTCCTGAACCCGAACGCCACGACGACGTCCCTACGCACGCGCGACGTGCTGCTCTCGGCGCTGAGCAACGACCTCGACATCCAGGTCGCCGAGACCACCCACCGGGGCCACGCCACGGAGCTGACCAGGAAGGCCCGCGCCGACGGCGTCGGCCTGGTCGTGTCGGTCGGCGGCGACGGCACGGTGAACGAGGTCGTCAACGGCCTGCTCGACCCCGCGCCGGCCGCCGGCGAGACCATCCCCGACGTCGCGATCATCCCGGGCGGCAGCACCAACGTGCTGGCCCGCAACCTCGGCATCCCCGAGAACGCCATCGAGGCGACCGGACTGCTGCTGGACGCGCTGCGTACCGGCCGGCGGCAGAGCATCGGCCTGGGCCGGCTCGACGACCGCTACTTCACCTTCACCGCGGGGTTCGGGCTCGACGCCGACGTCATCAAGGCCGTCGAGGCCGAGCGCGAACGCGGCCGGGTGTCCACCGTCCAGTTGTACGTCCGCACCGCCATCCGCCGGTTCTTCGCCCAGCCCGAGCGGCGGCACGGCGTCATCGAGCTCACCGCCGACGGCGGGCTGCCGGTGCGTGAGCTGGCGGTCGTCATCGTCACCAACTGCACGCCGTGGACATATCTCGGCGCCCGGCCGCTGCGCCCGACGCCGTTCTCCGACCTCAACGCCGGTCTCGACGTGTTCGGGCTGACCAGCCTGCGGCTGGCGCCGACACTGGTGCACCTGGCCCAGCTGACGACGCGGCGCGGGCCGCGCGGGCGGGCCGTCGTGTCGTTGCACGACCGCAAGGAGATCGTGCTGCGCGCGCCCGAGCCGCTGCCGGTGCAGGTCGACGGCGACTACATCGGCGAGCGGACCGAGGTCACGCTGACGTCGGTGCCGCGAGCGGTGCGCATCGCCTACTGA
- a CDS encoding DUF2785 domain-containing protein has protein sequence MQQSYWEQVVADGFRLPQGAALDELTIELVTMLGDTDPHVREDIARSVLQTWIREGVYDDLLIGLGDGLALGLKKGLGEEGTDSVLRRSFSASVLAEVIARDNVTHGLHPAAVLTWADQAVGWILGERDLRGWTPSQGWANAVVHGADVLGALSASRHLGADELRVLLDVVAERLTTPTRHRFSAGEELRLAYATMSVLHRDLVTIEPLEGWLDRLAKAWRDDARPPSSRAAARENTLDYLRALHLQLLLGVQGTPAQNVASTVRPMPAVRSDLLLALQATLRSSATWLYRQP, from the coding sequence GTGCAGCAGTCCTACTGGGAGCAGGTCGTCGCCGACGGCTTCCGGCTACCCCAGGGTGCTGCCCTCGACGAGCTCACGATCGAGCTGGTCACCATGCTCGGCGACACCGACCCGCACGTGCGCGAGGACATCGCCCGGTCGGTCCTGCAGACCTGGATCCGCGAAGGCGTCTACGACGATCTGCTCATCGGGCTCGGCGACGGGCTGGCGCTCGGGCTGAAGAAGGGCCTCGGCGAGGAGGGCACCGACTCCGTCCTGCGCCGCTCCTTCTCGGCGAGCGTCCTGGCCGAGGTCATCGCCCGCGACAACGTCACCCACGGGCTGCACCCCGCCGCGGTGCTCACCTGGGCCGACCAAGCGGTCGGCTGGATCCTCGGCGAGCGCGACCTGCGCGGCTGGACGCCCAGCCAGGGCTGGGCCAACGCCGTCGTGCACGGCGCCGACGTGCTCGGTGCGCTGAGCGCGTCGCGGCACCTGGGCGCCGACGAGCTGCGCGTCCTGCTCGACGTCGTGGCCGAGCGGCTGACCACGCCGACCCGGCACCGCTTCTCCGCCGGCGAGGAGCTGCGGCTGGCGTACGCGACGATGTCGGTGCTGCACCGCGACCTCGTCACCATCGAGCCGCTGGAGGGCTGGCTGGACCGGCTGGCCAAGGCCTGGCGCGACGACGCCCGCCCGCCGTCGTCGCGTGCCGCCGCTCGCGAGAACACCCTCGACTACCTGCGGGCGCTGCACCTGCAGCTGCTGCTGGGCGTCCAGGGCACGCCGGCGCAGAACGTCGCCAGCACCGTCCGGCCGATGCCCGCCGTACGCTCCGACCTGCTGCTGGCCCTGCAGGCGACGCTGCGCTCCAGCGCGACCTGGCTGTACCGCCAGCCGTAG
- a CDS encoding FAD-binding oxidoreductase, with protein sequence MIAAALDGEVYEPGSPGYEAAYRPADVRFAHVRPRLVVRCRSAEDVARTLEHARATGTPVVPRGGGHCFAGRSSTEGILLDLGLLDDVSVADGGVATIGAGARLAGVYGALARHGRTLPAGCGPTVGIAGLTLGGGIGLLGRRYGLTCDRLAGARVVLAGGAVVDCDRDREPELFWALRGAGGGQVGVVTSLVFDTVPEPVTTRVGFGAPRAPLAEVIEAWQDWAPDAPDEVTVGLEVLALPGRPVEVRLGGASLLPEAPTHALLDGFRAAVGAPLDLHGGLPYSRLKTVLAGPDPLDAAPGGRRIRSEFFAGPLRRSTVDALCASLTARAGDDDDGPRRLAFTPMGGAYNRVLADATAFAHRGERFLLEHGAAASSAWADTSWAIAHADGSGHVYPNFPDLALPDSPAAYHGANLPRLAAVKRRYDPARVFGFPPSL encoded by the coding sequence ATGATCGCTGCGGCCCTCGACGGTGAGGTGTACGAGCCCGGCTCCCCCGGCTACGAGGCGGCCTACCGCCCGGCCGACGTGCGGTTCGCGCACGTGCGGCCCCGGCTCGTGGTGCGCTGCCGCTCGGCCGAGGACGTCGCGCGGACACTGGAGCACGCGCGGGCGACCGGGACACCCGTCGTGCCGCGTGGTGGTGGCCACTGCTTCGCCGGCCGGTCGTCCACCGAGGGCATCCTGCTGGACCTCGGCCTGCTCGACGACGTGTCCGTGGCCGACGGCGGGGTGGCGACGATCGGCGCCGGGGCGCGGCTGGCCGGGGTGTACGGCGCGCTGGCGCGGCACGGGCGGACGCTGCCGGCCGGCTGCGGCCCGACGGTGGGTATCGCCGGGCTGACGCTGGGCGGGGGCATCGGGCTGCTCGGACGGCGCTACGGGCTGACCTGCGACCGGCTGGCCGGCGCGCGGGTCGTGCTGGCGGGCGGCGCCGTCGTCGACTGCGACCGGGACCGCGAGCCGGAGCTGTTCTGGGCGCTGAGGGGCGCGGGCGGCGGCCAGGTCGGCGTCGTCACCTCGCTGGTCTTCGACACCGTGCCGGAGCCCGTGACGACGCGGGTCGGGTTCGGAGCGCCGCGGGCGCCGCTGGCGGAGGTGATCGAGGCGTGGCAGGACTGGGCCCCGGACGCGCCTGACGAGGTCACCGTCGGCCTGGAGGTGCTGGCGTTGCCGGGGCGGCCGGTCGAGGTGCGTCTCGGCGGCGCCTCGCTGCTGCCTGAGGCGCCGACCCACGCGCTGCTCGACGGGTTCCGCGCGGCCGTCGGCGCGCCGCTCGACCTGCACGGCGGGTTGCCGTACTCGCGGCTCAAGACGGTCCTCGCCGGGCCGGACCCGCTGGACGCCGCGCCCGGGGGCCGGCGGATCCGGTCGGAGTTCTTCGCAGGACCGCTGCGGCGGTCGACGGTCGACGCGCTGTGCGCTTCGCTCACCGCCCGGGCCGGCGACGATGACGACGGGCCGCGACGGCTCGCGTTCACCCCGATGGGCGGCGCCTACAACCGCGTCCTCGCCGACGCGACGGCGTTCGCCCACCGTGGCGAGCGGTTCCTGCTCGAGCACGGCGCCGCCGCGTCATCGGCCTGGGCGGACACGTCGTGGGCGATCGCGCACGCCGACGGCTCCGGCCACGTCTACCCGAACTTCCCCGACCTCGCCCTGCCCGACAGCCCGGCCGCCTACCACGGCGCGAACCTGCCCCGGCTGGCCGCCGTCAAGCGCCGGTACGATCCGGCCCGAGTGTTCGGCTTCCCGCCGTCCCTGTGA
- a CDS encoding sensor histidine kinase, which produces MPSLNDVVQRHTDLSEADLDWLHALIADWQLLADLSFADLVLWVPDRDGEGYRAVAQMRPTTGPTAYVEDLVGTYLVKGRRPLIDTAYTEGVIRREGDPEWWDDVPVRVEAIPVRHDGRVIAVIGRHTNLIAVRTPSRLELSYLECGSQLATLITEGRFPHTTRTDMGRRGAPRVGDGLVRMDADGLALYASPNAVSVYRRLGLAADLVGQHLGKATAALAPPPGARDEPLEDVLGGRQHIRTEIEGNGTVMTLRIIPLDPGGQHVGALALCRDVTEVRRRERELLTKDATIREIHHRVKNNLQTVAALLRLQSRRIASAEGRAALDEAVRRVGSIAIVHETLSQTVDDTVAFDDVADRLLGMVAEVAATTSDVRATRSGTFGILAAETATPLAMTLTEVLQNAVEHGLGRRGGAVLLTAERSDGRLLLTVEDDGVGLPPGFDATTTGNLGLQIVRSLVVGELSGTLEIGPRTGGGTRVVLDLPVKADSPR; this is translated from the coding sequence GTGCCGTCGCTCAACGACGTTGTCCAGCGTCACACCGATCTCTCCGAGGCCGACCTCGACTGGTTGCATGCCCTCATCGCCGACTGGCAGCTGCTGGCCGACCTCTCCTTCGCCGACCTCGTGCTCTGGGTGCCCGACCGCGACGGCGAGGGCTACCGGGCCGTGGCCCAGATGCGCCCGACCACCGGCCCGACGGCCTACGTCGAGGACCTGGTCGGTACGTACCTCGTGAAGGGCCGGCGTCCGCTCATCGACACCGCCTACACCGAGGGCGTCATCCGCCGCGAGGGCGACCCCGAGTGGTGGGACGACGTCCCGGTGCGGGTCGAGGCCATCCCGGTGCGCCACGACGGCCGGGTGATCGCCGTCATCGGCCGGCACACCAACCTCATCGCGGTCCGCACGCCCAGCCGCCTGGAGCTGTCCTACCTCGAGTGCGGCAGCCAGCTGGCCACGCTGATCACCGAGGGCCGCTTCCCGCACACCACGCGCACCGACATGGGCCGGCGCGGAGCCCCCCGGGTCGGCGATGGCCTGGTCCGCATGGACGCCGACGGCCTCGCGCTCTACGCCAGCCCCAACGCCGTCTCCGTCTACCGGCGGCTCGGGCTCGCCGCGGACCTCGTCGGCCAGCACCTGGGCAAGGCCACCGCAGCCCTGGCGCCGCCGCCGGGTGCGCGCGACGAGCCGCTGGAGGACGTGCTGGGCGGCAGGCAGCACATCCGCACCGAGATCGAGGGCAACGGCACGGTCATGACGTTGCGGATCATCCCGCTCGACCCGGGCGGTCAGCACGTCGGCGCGCTGGCGCTGTGCCGCGACGTCACGGAGGTGCGGCGGCGCGAGCGGGAGCTGCTGACCAAGGACGCGACCATCCGCGAGATCCACCACCGGGTCAAGAACAACCTGCAGACGGTGGCGGCGCTGCTGCGGCTGCAGTCGCGGCGCATCGCGTCGGCCGAGGGCCGGGCGGCGCTGGACGAGGCGGTCCGCCGGGTCGGCTCCATCGCGATCGTGCACGAGACCCTGTCGCAGACCGTCGACGACACCGTCGCGTTCGACGACGTCGCCGACCGGCTGCTGGGCATGGTCGCCGAGGTGGCCGCTACGACGTCCGACGTGCGGGCCACGCGGTCGGGGACGTTCGGCATCCTGGCCGCCGAGACGGCGACGCCGCTGGCCATGACGCTCACCGAGGTGCTGCAGAACGCCGTCGAGCACGGCCTCGGCCGCCGCGGCGGCGCGGTGCTGCTGACGGCGGAGCGGTCGGACGGGCGGCTGCTGCTGACGGTCGAGGACGACGGCGTCGGCCTGCCGCCCGGCTTCGACGCGACGACCACCGGGAACCTGGGGCTGCAGATCGTCCGGAGCCTGGTGGTCGGGGAGCTGAGCGGGACGCTGGAGATCGGGCCGCGGACCGGCGGCGGCACCCGGGTGGTGCTGGACCTCCCGGTCAAGGCCGACTCGCCGCGCTGA
- a CDS encoding RNA polymerase sigma factor SigF, producing MDGPVRAGRRGGLAGRGRPGVHHAAQEARLRQAVGAAEARLTSEATDEPAGPVVDVVRPVVAVGPLESDTPEGETQRGTVDRVTSRALLERLSRLDADDPERAEVRNRLATLHLPLAEHLARRFAGRGEPYEDLVQVATIGLIKAIDRYDPGRGAEFSTYATPTILGEIKRWFRDKGWAIRVPRRLQELRLSISTATTELLQQLGRSPTIAELAQATRTTEDEVLEALETAAAYSTVSLDSPEPGDNAPSTIETIGKDDEALEGVENRETLARMLDGLPDRERRIIVLRFFRGMTQSQIAGEIGISQMHVSRLLARTLIQLREGMFR from the coding sequence GTGGACGGTCCTGTCCGCGCTGGCCGGCGAGGTGGCCTCGCGGGCCGAGGACGGCCGGGTGTCCATCATGCTGCGCAAGAAGCGAGGTTGAGACAGGCGGTGGGAGCTGCCGAGGCGCGGCTGACCAGCGAGGCCACGGACGAGCCCGCCGGTCCGGTCGTCGACGTCGTCCGGCCGGTGGTGGCGGTCGGGCCGCTCGAGTCCGACACCCCCGAGGGTGAGACCCAGCGCGGCACCGTCGACCGCGTCACCAGCCGGGCGCTGCTCGAGCGGCTGTCCCGCCTCGACGCCGACGACCCCGAGCGGGCCGAGGTCCGCAACCGGCTGGCGACCCTGCACCTGCCGCTGGCCGAGCACCTGGCCCGCCGGTTCGCCGGCCGCGGCGAGCCGTACGAGGACCTCGTCCAGGTCGCCACCATCGGGCTGATCAAGGCGATCGACCGCTACGACCCCGGCCGCGGCGCCGAGTTCTCGACGTACGCCACCCCGACCATCCTCGGCGAGATCAAGCGCTGGTTCCGCGACAAGGGCTGGGCCATCCGGGTGCCCCGGCGGCTACAGGAGCTGCGGCTGTCCATCAGCACGGCCACGACGGAGCTGTTGCAGCAGCTGGGCCGGTCGCCGACCATCGCCGAGCTGGCCCAGGCCACCCGCACCACCGAGGACGAGGTGCTCGAGGCGCTGGAGACGGCGGCCGCCTACAGCACCGTCTCGCTCGACTCCCCTGAGCCGGGCGACAACGCGCCCAGCACCATCGAGACCATCGGCAAGGACGACGAGGCGCTCGAGGGCGTCGAGAACCGCGAGACGCTGGCCCGCATGCTCGACGGCCTGCCCGACCGCGAACGGCGCATCATCGTGCTGCGGTTCTTCCGCGGCATGACGCAGTCGCAGATCGCCGGCGAGATCGGCATCTCGCAGATGCACGTGTCCCGGCTGCTGGCGCGCACCTTGATCCAACTGCGCGAGGGCATGTTCCGCTGA
- a CDS encoding dihydrofolate reductase family protein translates to MTQTAPIRLYMSMSLDGFIAGPDDRPGQELGRGGGRLFDWLDDRLGPGINGQVYSEALATGAVISGRRTFELAGRWQGDHHDGVPINVLTHHVDDGDVAPGSARFYTDVLACAADARAAAGDRAVMVHGAGAAQSLLRAGQLDELELHVVPVLLGGGRPLFDSAAGERVELELVRSLEGREATHLRYRVHH, encoded by the coding sequence ATGACCCAGACCGCGCCGATCCGCCTCTACATGTCAATGTCCCTGGACGGCTTCATCGCCGGCCCGGACGACCGCCCCGGGCAGGAGTTGGGGCGAGGTGGCGGGCGGCTGTTCGACTGGCTCGACGACCGCCTGGGCCCGGGCATCAACGGGCAGGTGTACAGCGAGGCGTTGGCCACCGGCGCCGTGATCTCCGGGCGGCGCACGTTCGAACTGGCCGGACGCTGGCAGGGCGACCACCACGACGGCGTCCCGATCAACGTGCTCACCCACCACGTCGACGACGGTGACGTGGCGCCCGGCAGCGCCCGCTTCTACACCGACGTGCTCGCCTGCGCCGCCGACGCCCGGGCCGCGGCCGGCGACCGCGCCGTCATGGTGCACGGCGCGGGCGCGGCCCAGTCGCTGCTGCGGGCCGGCCAGCTGGACGAACTGGAGCTGCACGTGGTCCCGGTGCTGCTCGGCGGCGGCCGCCCGCTGTTCGACAGCGCCGCCGGGGAGCGCGTCGAGCTCGAACTCGTCCGCAGTCTCGAGGGCCGCGAGGCCACCCACCTCCGCTACCGGGTACATCACTGA
- a CDS encoding IS256 family transposase, which yields MAAVLSDEAIDNLLADAESSGTPVDGVHGLLNRLTSRVLERALETEMTDHLGYEPGDPAGRGSGNSRNGRSAKTVATTAGPVNVTVPRDRNSTFAPQIVPKHSRRVGAIEDIILSLYARGLSTREIEAHLKEIYDINTSPALISKITDVVVDEITLWQNRPVDEVYPIVYVDAIRIRVRDRGSVTLKSAHLVVGVDVDGLKDVLGIWIAAEEGAKFWAHVLTQLRNRGLRDVLILCCDGLTGLPDAARSVFDKVTVQTCVVHVIRNTMRFISYGDRKKVATAMRHIYTAPGVAAAEIALKEFEQNFGQQYPGAIEVWKNAWNEFIPFLDYPAELRRIVYTTNLIESINYQLRKITKTRGHFPDDDAAMKLLFLGIRNISRKRGGASGTGTHGWKKALNFLVVEFPGRLT from the coding sequence TTGGCGGCGGTGTTGTCGGATGAGGCGATTGACAATCTGTTGGCGGATGCCGAGTCGTCCGGGACACCGGTTGATGGTGTTCATGGGTTGTTGAATCGGTTGACGTCGAGAGTTCTGGAGCGGGCGTTGGAGACCGAGATGACCGATCATCTCGGTTATGAGCCCGGCGATCCGGCTGGGCGCGGATCGGGGAACTCCCGGAATGGGCGTTCGGCCAAGACGGTCGCGACGACGGCCGGCCCGGTGAACGTGACCGTGCCACGAGACCGGAATTCGACATTCGCCCCGCAGATCGTGCCGAAACACTCCCGGCGTGTCGGCGCGATCGAGGACATCATTCTGTCGTTGTATGCGCGCGGGCTATCGACCCGGGAGATCGAGGCGCACCTGAAGGAGATCTACGACATCAACACGTCGCCGGCGCTGATCTCCAAGATCACCGACGTGGTCGTGGACGAGATCACACTGTGGCAGAACCGGCCGGTCGACGAGGTCTACCCGATCGTCTACGTCGACGCCATCCGGATCCGGGTCCGCGACCGCGGCTCGGTCACGCTGAAGTCCGCACACCTGGTCGTGGGCGTCGACGTCGACGGGTTGAAGGACGTGCTGGGGATCTGGATCGCCGCGGAGGAGGGCGCGAAGTTCTGGGCGCACGTGCTCACGCAGCTGCGCAACCGGGGCCTGCGCGACGTCCTCATCCTGTGCTGCGACGGGCTGACCGGGCTGCCTGACGCCGCGCGCAGCGTGTTCGACAAGGTCACCGTGCAAACCTGTGTGGTGCACGTGATCCGCAATACGATGCGGTTCATCTCCTACGGCGACCGGAAAAAGGTCGCCACGGCGATGCGTCACATCTACACCGCTCCCGGCGTCGCCGCGGCCGAGATCGCGTTGAAAGAATTCGAGCAGAATTTCGGGCAGCAGTATCCCGGCGCGATCGAGGTGTGGAAGAATGCGTGGAACGAGTTCATCCCGTTCCTGGATTACCCGGCCGAGCTACGCCGAATCGTCTACACGACGAACCTGATCGAATCAATCAACTACCAGCTACGGAAGATCACCAAGACCCGCGGCCACTTCCCCGACGATGACGCCGCCATGAAGCTGCTCTTTCTCGGGATCCGTAACATCAGCCGGAAACGAGGAGGAGCATCAGGCACCGGAACCCACGGATGGAAGAAAGCACTCAACTTCCTGGTCGTGGAATTCCCCGGAAGACTCACCTAG